One window of the Solanum stenotomum isolate F172 chromosome 11, ASM1918654v1, whole genome shotgun sequence genome contains the following:
- the LOC125845448 gene encoding protein DETOXIFICATION 54, with product MAEKDPDFFSHKLPTAPQVVEELKELWGMALPITAMNCLVYVRAVVSVLFLGRLGSLELAGGALSIGFTNITGYSVLVGLASGLEPVCSQAYGSKNWDLLSQSLQRMICILLLAIIPISLLWINLEGIMLFMRQDKEITAMAATYCIYSLPDLATNTLLQPLRVYLRSQGVTKPQMWCTFVAVLFHVPLNYFLVVVMGLGVPGVAMASVLTNLHMMVLMMGYVYVYGRWEWRWTDGIGGICGGLGPLLKLAVPSCIGICLEWWWYEIVTVLAGYLPNPRLAVAATGIMIQTTSLMYTVPMALAGCVSARVGNELGSGKPYKAKLAAVVALACAFVIGFLNVIWTVIFRNKWGGLFTKDEMLQALVASVLPIIGLCELGNCPQTTGCGILRGTAQPVIGARINLGSFYFVGTPVALCLAFWLKVGFSGLWYGLLSAQAACAISILYTVHCCTDWEGEALKAKRLTNLEMMGHRDDTSDDDDEQNVLLVNEMIKDKFDDVP from the exons ATGGCGGAGAAAGACCCTGATTTTTTCTCCCACAAACTGCCTACTGCTCCTCAG gtGGTGGAGGAATTGAAGGAGCTATGGGGAATGGCTTTGCCAATAACAGCAATGAACTGCTTAGTCTATGTTAGAGCAGTGGTTTCTGTTCTATTCTTGGGAAGGCTTGGAAGTCTAGAACTTGCTGGTGGAGCACTTTCCATTGGGTTCACAAACATAACTGGTTACTCTGTTCTTGTTGGTCTTGCTTCAGGTCTTGAGCCTGTTTGTAGCCAAGCTTATGGAAGCAAGAACTGGGACTTGCTTTCACAGTCTCTACAACGTATGATTTGCATACTTTTGTTGGCTATCATTCCAATAAGTCTTTTGTGGATTAATCTTGAGGGAATCATGCTTTTCATGCGTCAAGACAAGGAAATAACAGCAATGGCTGCAACTTACTGTATCTACTCACTCCCTGATCTTGCAACAAACACTTTGTTACAGCCTCTGAGGGTGTATCTGAGGTCACAGGGGGTGACTAAGCCTCAGATGTGGTGTACTTTTGTGGCAGTGCTCTTTCATGTgcccttgaactattttttgGTTGTGGTGATGGGGCTAGGAGTTCCAGGAGTTGCTATGGCTTCAGTGCTGACTAATCTGCATATGATGGTGCTGATGATGGGGTATGTCTATGTTTATGGGAGGTGGGAGTGGAGATGGACGGATGGGATTGGAGGGATTTGTGGTGGATTGGGGCCACTGCTGAAGTTGGCAGTTCCTAGTTGTATAGGGATCTGTTTAGAATGGTGGTGGTATGAGATTGTAACTGTTCTTGCTGGATATTTGCCTAATCCAAGGCTTGCTGTGGCTGCTACCGGGATTATGATACAGACCACTAGCCTTATGTACACTGTTCCCATGGCCTTGGCTGGCTGTGTATCTGCTAGG GTCGGGAATGAGTTAGGATCTGGGAAACCATACAAAGCGAAGTTAGCTGCAGTAGTTGCATTAGCTTGTGCGTTTGTCATTGGATTCCTAAACGTTATATGGACGGTGATCTTCAGGAACAAATGGGGAGGCCTATTTACAAAAGATGAGATGCTTCAAGCACTTGTGGCATCAGTTTTACCAATAATAGGTTTGTGTGAGCTCGGTAACTGTCCTCAGACCACCGGTTGTGGAATACTCCGTGGAACAGCTCAGCCGGTTATAGGTGCCCGGATCAACCTTGGCTCGTTTTACTTCGTTGGCACTCCGGTAGCATTATGCTTAGCCTTCTGGCTAAAAGTTGGTTTTAGTGGTCTATGGTATGGTCTGTTATCAGCTCAAGCAGCCTGTGCTATCTCAATTCTATATACTGTCCATTGCTGCACAGATTGGGAAGGCGAGGCGTTGAAAGCGAAGCGACTAACCAACTTGGAGATGATGGGACATAGAgatgacactagtgatgatgatgatgaacaAAATGTCCTTTTGGTTAATGAGATGATCAAGGACAAGTTTGATGATGTTCCATAA